The following proteins are co-located in the Nocardia bhagyanarayanae genome:
- a CDS encoding acyl-CoA dehydrogenase family protein, with protein MTSTEALLFNPATYDPQHFDAETRRLLKATVEWFESRGKRQLLADDQNAVFTADFLEFVAKEKLFATFLTPAAYADGDENRRWDAARNAALSEIFGFYGLAYWYAEQVTILGLGPIWQSDNEAAKRRAAADLADGQVMAFALSEQSHGADIYNTDMVLTPSEPGSADAEAGILFRANGAKYYIGNGNVASMVSVFSRRGDIEGADGYIWFAADSRHENYHLIDNVVHEQMYVSTFRLENYPVRADDILHAGPEAFSAALNTVNVGKFNLCHGGIGMVEHSFYEAITHANNRVLYGKLVTDFPHVRGNFVDAYSRIVAMKLFSDRAVDYFRSASLDDRRYLLFNPMTKSKVTSEGEVVMTLLLDVLAAKGFEKNTYFNEVQRLINTLPRLEGTVHVNVGQILKFLPKYLFDPKDYPEVGTRQDAADDEFFWRQGPARGAGRVQFADWNPVYQKHSDVANVARFYEQAKALRELMATAAPDEAQQQDLDFMLTIGHLFSLVVYGQLILEQAAITGLDRDVLDQIFDFQIRDFNAHATTLYGKASATAAQREWAVAALRTPEVDRERFDRVWAQVASYDGAYEMRP; from the coding sequence ATGACGAGCACCGAGGCGTTGTTGTTCAACCCCGCCACCTACGATCCGCAGCATTTCGACGCGGAGACCCGCCGCCTGCTGAAGGCCACCGTCGAGTGGTTCGAGAGCCGCGGCAAGCGGCAGCTGCTTGCCGACGATCAGAACGCCGTGTTCACCGCGGACTTCCTCGAGTTCGTCGCGAAGGAGAAGCTTTTCGCCACCTTCCTGACCCCCGCCGCGTACGCCGACGGCGACGAGAACCGTCGCTGGGACGCCGCGCGCAACGCCGCGCTCTCCGAGATCTTCGGCTTCTACGGCCTGGCCTACTGGTACGCCGAGCAGGTGACCATCCTCGGACTCGGGCCGATCTGGCAGAGCGACAACGAGGCGGCCAAGCGGCGCGCGGCCGCCGACCTGGCCGACGGTCAGGTGATGGCCTTCGCGCTCTCCGAGCAGTCGCACGGCGCCGACATCTACAACACCGACATGGTGCTGACCCCCAGCGAGCCGGGCAGCGCCGACGCCGAGGCCGGAATCCTGTTCCGCGCCAACGGAGCCAAGTACTACATCGGCAACGGCAACGTGGCCAGCATGGTCTCGGTGTTCTCCCGCCGCGGCGACATCGAGGGCGCCGACGGCTACATCTGGTTCGCCGCGGACAGCCGCCACGAGAACTACCACCTCATCGACAACGTGGTGCACGAGCAGATGTACGTCAGCACGTTCCGGCTGGAGAACTACCCGGTGCGCGCCGACGACATCCTGCACGCCGGCCCCGAGGCGTTCTCCGCGGCGCTGAACACCGTCAACGTCGGCAAGTTCAACCTGTGCCACGGCGGCATCGGCATGGTGGAGCACTCCTTCTACGAGGCCATCACACACGCCAACAACCGCGTCCTCTACGGCAAGCTGGTCACCGACTTCCCGCATGTACGGGGCAATTTCGTGGACGCCTACAGCCGCATCGTCGCGATGAAGCTGTTCAGCGACCGCGCCGTGGACTACTTCCGCAGCGCCAGCCTGGACGACCGGCGCTACCTGCTGTTCAACCCGATGACCAAGTCCAAGGTGACCTCCGAGGGCGAGGTCGTCATGACCCTGCTGCTGGATGTCCTGGCGGCCAAGGGCTTCGAGAAGAACACCTACTTCAACGAGGTGCAGCGCCTGATCAACACCCTGCCCCGGCTCGAGGGCACGGTGCACGTGAACGTCGGGCAGATCCTGAAGTTCCTGCCCAAGTACCTGTTCGATCCGAAGGACTACCCCGAGGTCGGCACCCGCCAGGACGCGGCCGACGACGAGTTCTTCTGGCGGCAGGGCCCGGCTCGCGGCGCGGGCCGGGTGCAGTTCGCGGACTGGAACCCGGTGTACCAGAAGCACTCCGACGTCGCGAACGTGGCGCGCTTCTACGAGCAGGCCAAGGCGCTGCGCGAGCTGATGGCCACCGCGGCCCCCGACGAGGCGCAGCAGCAGGACCTGGACTTCATGCTCACCATCGGCCACCTGTTCTCCCTGGTGGTCTACGGCCAGCTGATCCTGGAACAGGCCGCGATCACCGGTCTGGACCGCGACGTGCTCGACCAGATCTTCGACTTCCAGATCCGCGACTTCAACGCGCACGCCACCACCCTGTACGGCAAGGCGTCCGCCACCGCCGCGCAGCGGGAGTGGGCCGTGGCGGCGCTGCGCACCCCGGAGGTCGACCGGGAGCGTTTCGACCGGGTGTGGGCGCAGGTGGCGTCTTACGACGGCGCCTACGAGATGCGCCCCTGA
- the yaaA gene encoding peroxide stress protein YaaA, translated as MLVLLPPSETKSDGGAGGPLDLDLLAMPQLTPVRDKLVTELVQLAADPDASRAALGLGKGADAEIARNSALRTAATRPALERYTGVLYDALDAKSFTKAQRAKAYARLGIGSALFGAVRAGDPIPAYRLSGGSKLPGLPTLSAVWRDVLPDALVAEAAGDLVVDLRSGTYQQLGRVPDAVTANVLTEHPDGTRTVVSHFNKHHKGLLARALVLTRAEPTDIRGVARVAEKAGLRTEIASPTELLIIT; from the coding sequence GTGCTGGTGCTGCTACCTCCCTCCGAAACCAAGTCCGACGGCGGCGCGGGCGGGCCCCTGGACTTGGACTTGCTCGCCATGCCGCAGCTCACCCCGGTGCGCGACAAGCTGGTGACCGAGCTGGTGCAGCTGGCCGCCGATCCGGACGCCTCACGTGCCGCGCTCGGGCTCGGCAAGGGGGCCGACGCCGAGATCGCCAGGAACTCGGCGCTGCGTACGGCCGCGACTCGGCCCGCGCTGGAGCGCTACACCGGCGTGCTCTACGACGCGCTGGACGCCAAGTCCTTCACGAAGGCGCAACGCGCCAAGGCGTACGCGCGGCTCGGCATCGGGTCGGCACTGTTCGGCGCGGTGCGCGCGGGCGACCCGATCCCCGCCTACCGCCTCTCCGGCGGCTCCAAGCTGCCGGGCCTCCCCACCCTCTCGGCTGTCTGGCGCGACGTCCTGCCCGACGCCCTGGTCGCCGAAGCCGCGGGCGATCTCGTCGTCGACCTGCGCTCGGGCACCTACCAGCAACTCGGCCGCGTCCCCGACGCCGTCACCGCGAACGTCCTCACCGAGCACCCCGACGGAACCCGCACCGTGGTGAGCCATTTCAACAAGCACCACAAGGGCCTGCTGGCCCGCGCCCTCGTCCTGACCCGCGCCGAACCGACCGACATCCGCGGCGTGGCACGAGTCGCGGAGAAGGCCGGACTCCGCACCGAAATCGCCTCTCCCACCGAACTTCTCATCATCACCTGA
- a CDS encoding proline--tRNA ligase, with product MITRLSHLFLRTLRDDPADAEVPSHKLLVRAGYVRRIAPGVYSWLPLGLKVLRKIEDVVREEMNGIGAQEISLPALLPRDPYETTNRWTEYGDALFRLQDRKGADYLLGPTHEELFALTVKGEYNSYKDLPVALYQIQTKYRDEERPRAGILRGREFIMKDSYSFDLDEDGLKASYNAHREAYQRIFDRLGVEYVIVAATSGAMGGSASEEFLADSPVGEDTYVICRESGYAANVEAVITPAPEAQPIEGRPEAVVHDTPHTPTIATLVEWANAAGIAEQYGRPVTAADTLKNVMVKLRHPDGKTEIVGIGIPGDREVDDKRLGASIEPAEVELLTEADFAANPFLVKGYIGPKALQENGIRYLVDPRVVTGTSWITGADSEGKHVVGLLAGRDFTPDGTIEAAEVRDGDPSPDGRGTLVSARGIEIGHIFQLGYKYTDAFEVDVLGENGKPVRLIMGSYGVGISRMVAVIAEQQHDEKGLRWPAEIAPFDVHVVIANKDEAARAGAEDVVSGLHARGLDVLFDDRTASPGVKFKDAELLGMPWILVIGRGWAEGKVELRNRFTGEAEEIPADSAVETVIAKIRG from the coding sequence GTGATCACCCGCCTCTCCCACCTCTTCCTGCGTACCCTGCGCGACGACCCCGCCGACGCCGAGGTGCCCAGTCACAAACTCCTCGTGCGCGCCGGATACGTCCGCCGCATCGCCCCTGGCGTCTACTCGTGGCTGCCGCTGGGCCTGAAGGTGCTGCGCAAGATCGAGGACGTCGTCCGGGAAGAGATGAACGGCATCGGCGCGCAGGAGATCTCACTGCCCGCACTGCTGCCGCGCGACCCGTACGAGACCACCAACCGGTGGACCGAATACGGCGACGCGCTGTTCCGGCTGCAGGATCGCAAGGGCGCGGACTACCTGCTCGGCCCCACCCACGAGGAGCTGTTCGCGCTCACCGTGAAGGGCGAGTACAACTCGTACAAGGATCTGCCCGTCGCGCTGTACCAGATCCAGACCAAGTACCGCGACGAGGAGCGGCCGCGCGCTGGCATCCTGCGCGGGCGAGAGTTCATCATGAAGGACTCCTACTCCTTCGACCTCGACGAGGACGGCCTGAAGGCAAGCTACAACGCGCACCGCGAGGCCTACCAGCGCATCTTCGACCGGCTCGGCGTCGAGTACGTGATCGTGGCCGCGACGTCGGGCGCGATGGGCGGCAGCGCCTCGGAGGAATTCCTCGCCGACAGCCCCGTGGGTGAGGACACCTACGTGATCTGCCGCGAGTCCGGCTACGCGGCCAATGTGGAGGCGGTGATCACGCCCGCTCCCGAAGCGCAGCCGATCGAGGGCAGGCCCGAGGCCGTCGTGCACGACACCCCGCACACCCCGACGATCGCCACGCTGGTCGAGTGGGCCAACGCCGCGGGCATCGCCGAGCAGTACGGCAGGCCCGTCACCGCGGCCGACACCCTCAAGAACGTGATGGTCAAGCTGCGCCACCCGGACGGCAAGACCGAGATCGTCGGCATCGGCATCCCCGGCGACCGCGAGGTGGACGACAAGCGCCTCGGCGCGTCCATCGAGCCCGCCGAGGTCGAGCTGCTCACCGAGGCCGACTTCGCCGCGAACCCGTTCCTGGTGAAGGGCTACATCGGTCCGAAGGCGTTGCAGGAGAACGGCATCCGCTACCTCGTCGATCCCAGGGTGGTGACCGGCACGTCCTGGATCACCGGCGCGGACAGCGAGGGCAAGCACGTGGTCGGTCTGCTCGCGGGCCGCGACTTCACCCCGGACGGCACCATCGAGGCCGCCGAGGTCCGCGACGGCGATCCCTCGCCGGACGGGCGCGGCACGCTGGTGTCCGCGCGCGGCATCGAGATCGGGCACATCTTCCAGCTCGGCTACAAGTACACCGACGCCTTCGAGGTCGACGTGCTCGGCGAGAACGGCAAGCCGGTGCGGTTGATCATGGGCTCCTACGGCGTCGGTATATCGCGCATGGTCGCGGTGATCGCCGAGCAGCAGCACGACGAGAAGGGCCTGCGCTGGCCCGCCGAGATCGCGCCGTTCGATGTGCACGTCGTCATCGCGAACAAGGACGAGGCGGCCCGCGCGGGCGCCGAGGACGTCGTGTCCGGCCTGCACGCGCGGGGTCTCGACGTGCTCTTCGACGACCGCACCGCCTCGCCGGGCGTGAAGTTCAAGGACGCCGAACTCCTCGGCATGCCTTGGATTCTCGTCATCGGCCGCGGCTGGGCCGAGGGCAAGGTGGAACTGCGCAACCGCTTCACCGGCGAGGCCGAGGAAATTCCGGCCGACTCCGCCGTCGAGACGGTGATCGCCAAGATCCGCGGCTGA